One genomic region from Esox lucius isolate fEsoLuc1 chromosome 24, fEsoLuc1.pri, whole genome shotgun sequence encodes:
- the tspan5a gene encoding tetraspanin-5a isoform X2, giving the protein MSLSMSGKHFKGHEVSCCIKYFIFGFNIIFWLLGVAFLGIGLWAWNEKGVLSNISSITDLGGFDPVWLFLVTGGVMFILGFAGCIGALRENTLLLKFFSVFLGIIFFLELTAGVLAFVFKDWIKDQLNFFINNNIRAYRDDIDLQNLIDFTQEYWECCGAFGADDWNLNIYFNCTDTNPSREKCGVPFSCCTKDPAEDVINTQCGYDVRAKSDAEQKDYIHVKGCVPQFEKWLQDNLTVVAGIFIGVALLQIFGICLAQNLVSDIEAVRASCLFT; this is encoded by the exons ATGTCTTTAAGTATgtcaggaaaacattttaaaggccATGAAGTCAGTTGCTgcatcaaatattttatttttggatttaacataatattttgg TTGCTGGGTGTCGCCTTCCTGGGTATCGGACTGTGGGCTTGGAATGAGAAG GGTGTTCTTTCCAACATCTCATCCATCACAGACCTGGGAGGTTTTGACCCTGTCTGGCTCTTCCTGGTAACGGGAGGGGTAATGTTCATCCTGGGCTTCGCCGGCTGCATCGGAGCACTGAGGGAAAACACGCTCCTGCTCAAGTTT TTCTCTGTGTTCCTGGGGATCATCTTCTTTCTGGAGCTGACAGCTGGAGTGTTGGCCTTTGTCTTCAAGGACTGGATCAAGGACCAGCTCAACTTCTtcatcaacaacaacatccGGGCATACCGTGACGACATCGACCTCCAGAACCTTATAGACTTCACTCAGGAATAC TGGGAGTGTTGCGGTGCCTTTGGAGCGGACGACTGGAACCTCAACATCTACTTCAACTGCACGGACACCAATCCCAGCCGGGAGAAGTGCGGCGTCCCTTTCTCCTGCTGCACCAAGGACCCTGCG GAGGACGTGATAAACACCCAGTGCGGCTATGATGTACGAGCCAAATCA GACGCAGAGCAGAAGGACTACatccatgtgaaaggctgtgtgcCGCAGTTTGAAAAGTGGCTACAGGACAACCTGACTGTGGTGGCGGGGATCTTCATAGGAGTTGCACTGTTACAG ATTTTTGGCATTTGCTTGGCACAGAACCTAGTGAGTGACATTGAAGCTGTCAGAGCAAGCTG TTTGTTTACCTGA
- the tspan5a gene encoding tetraspanin-5a isoform X1, with translation MSLSMSGKHFKGHEVSCCIKYFIFGFNIIFWLLGVAFLGIGLWAWNEKGVLSNISSITDLGGFDPVWLFLVTGGVMFILGFAGCIGALRENTLLLKFFSVFLGIIFFLELTAGVLAFVFKDWIKDQLNFFINNNIRAYRDDIDLQNLIDFTQEYWECCGAFGADDWNLNIYFNCTDTNPSREKCGVPFSCCTKDPAEDVINTQCGYDVRAKSDAEQKDYIHVKGCVPQFEKWLQDNLTVVAGIFIGVALLQIFGICLAQNLVSDIEAVRASWVPPPSLSVRRAPPRSGKKRSAYCA, from the exons ATGTCTTTAAGTATgtcaggaaaacattttaaaggccATGAAGTCAGTTGCTgcatcaaatattttatttttggatttaacataatattttgg TTGCTGGGTGTCGCCTTCCTGGGTATCGGACTGTGGGCTTGGAATGAGAAG GGTGTTCTTTCCAACATCTCATCCATCACAGACCTGGGAGGTTTTGACCCTGTCTGGCTCTTCCTGGTAACGGGAGGGGTAATGTTCATCCTGGGCTTCGCCGGCTGCATCGGAGCACTGAGGGAAAACACGCTCCTGCTCAAGTTT TTCTCTGTGTTCCTGGGGATCATCTTCTTTCTGGAGCTGACAGCTGGAGTGTTGGCCTTTGTCTTCAAGGACTGGATCAAGGACCAGCTCAACTTCTtcatcaacaacaacatccGGGCATACCGTGACGACATCGACCTCCAGAACCTTATAGACTTCACTCAGGAATAC TGGGAGTGTTGCGGTGCCTTTGGAGCGGACGACTGGAACCTCAACATCTACTTCAACTGCACGGACACCAATCCCAGCCGGGAGAAGTGCGGCGTCCCTTTCTCCTGCTGCACCAAGGACCCTGCG GAGGACGTGATAAACACCCAGTGCGGCTATGATGTACGAGCCAAATCA GACGCAGAGCAGAAGGACTACatccatgtgaaaggctgtgtgcCGCAGTTTGAAAAGTGGCTACAGGACAACCTGACTGTGGTGGCGGGGATCTTCATAGGAGTTGCACTGTTACAG ATTTTTGGCATTTGCTTGGCACAGAACCTAGTGAGTGACATTGAAGCTGTCAGAGCAAGCTG GGTGCCCCCACCCTCCCTGTCCGTGCGTCGAGCCCCGCCTCGTTCCGGGAAGAAAAGGTCTGCGTACTGCGCGTGA